The Salmonella enterica subsp. houtenae serovar Houten genome has a segment encoding these proteins:
- the zitB gene encoding zinc transporter ZitB — protein sequence MAHSHSHADSHLPKDNNARRLLFAFIVTAGFMLLEVVGGILSGSLALLADAGHMLTDAAALLFALLAVQFSRRPPTVRHTFGWLRLTTLAAFMNAIALVVITILIVWEAIERFYTPRPVAGNLMMMIAVAGLLANLFAFWILHRGSDEKNLNVRAAALHVMGDLLGSVGAIAAALIIIWTGWTPADPILSILVSVLVLRSAWRLLKDSVNELLEGAPVSLDINALQRHLSREIPEVRNVHHVHVWMVGEKPLMTLHAQVIPPHDHDALLERIQDFLAHEYHIAHATIQMEYQVCHGPDCHLNQTSSGHVHHH from the coding sequence ATGGCGCACTCACACTCTCATGCCGATTCACACCTGCCGAAAGATAATAATGCTCGTCGCCTGCTTTTCGCCTTTATCGTCACTGCCGGATTTATGCTCCTTGAGGTGGTGGGCGGGATACTCTCCGGCTCTCTGGCGTTGTTGGCGGATGCGGGACATATGCTCACCGACGCGGCGGCCCTTCTCTTTGCGTTGCTGGCGGTTCAATTTTCCCGTCGCCCCCCAACGGTTCGCCACACTTTTGGCTGGCTGAGACTCACTACTCTGGCGGCCTTTATGAATGCCATTGCGTTAGTGGTCATTACCATCCTCATTGTCTGGGAAGCGATAGAGCGCTTTTACACGCCACGTCCGGTGGCGGGCAATCTGATGATGATGATTGCGGTCGCGGGTCTGCTGGCGAACCTGTTTGCGTTCTGGATTCTCCATCGGGGAAGCGATGAAAAAAACCTGAACGTACGCGCTGCCGCGCTACATGTGATGGGCGATTTGCTGGGTTCCGTCGGCGCAATAGCCGCCGCGCTGATCATTATCTGGACCGGCTGGACGCCAGCGGACCCGATTCTCTCTATTCTGGTTTCGGTACTGGTGCTACGCAGCGCCTGGCGTTTGTTAAAAGATAGCGTCAACGAACTGCTGGAAGGCGCGCCGGTTTCACTGGATATTAATGCCTTACAGCGCCATTTAAGCCGGGAAATCCCCGAAGTTCGCAACGTACACCATGTGCATGTCTGGATGGTCGGCGAAAAACCGCTCATGACATTGCACGCTCAGGTCATTCCGCCACACGACCATGATGCGCTGCTGGAACGCATTCAGGACTTCCTGGCACACGAATACCATATTGCGCACGCTACGATTCAGATGGAGTATCAAGTGTGTCACGGCCCGGACTGTCATCTGAATCAGACGTCATCCGGGCATGTTCATCACCATTAA
- the galT gene encoding galactose-1-phosphate uridylyltransferase: MTPFNPIDHPHRRYNPLTGQWILVSPHRAKRPWQGAQETPSQQRLPAHDPDCFLCAGNTRVTGDKNPDYQGTYVFTNDFAALMADTPDAPDSHDPLMRCQSARGTSRVICFSPDHSKTLPELSLPALTDIVRTWQTQTAELGKTYPWVQIFENKGAAMGCSNPHPHGQIWANSFLPNEAEREDRLQKAYFAEQRSPMLVDYVQRELADGSRTVVETEHWLAVVPYWAAWPFETLLLPKTHVLRITDLSDEQRDSLALALKKLTSRYDNLFQCSFPYSMGWHGAPFNGEENAHWQLHAHFYPPLLRSATVRKFMVGYEMLAETQRDLTAEQAAERLRAVSDIHFRESGV; encoded by the coding sequence ATGACCCCATTTAATCCCATCGATCATCCGCATCGCCGTTATAACCCGCTGACCGGCCAGTGGATTCTGGTTTCGCCGCATCGCGCAAAACGCCCCTGGCAGGGGGCGCAGGAAACGCCGTCTCAGCAAAGGCTGCCGGCGCACGATCCGGACTGCTTCCTGTGCGCGGGCAACACGCGTGTCACTGGCGATAAAAATCCCGATTACCAAGGGACTTACGTCTTTACTAACGATTTCGCGGCGCTGATGGCCGACACGCCGGATGCGCCGGACAGCCACGATCCGCTGATGCGCTGTCAGAGCGCGCGCGGCACCAGCCGCGTGATCTGCTTTTCTCCCGATCACAGTAAAACGCTGCCGGAGTTGAGCCTGCCCGCGCTGACGGACATCGTGAGAACCTGGCAGACGCAGACCGCCGAACTAGGCAAAACCTACCCGTGGGTGCAGATCTTTGAAAATAAAGGCGCGGCGATGGGCTGTTCGAACCCGCATCCGCATGGACAGATCTGGGCCAACAGCTTTCTGCCGAATGAGGCCGAACGCGAAGATCGTTTACAAAAAGCCTATTTCGCCGAGCAGCGCTCGCCAATGCTGGTGGATTATGTCCAGCGGGAACTGGCGGACGGCAGCCGCACCGTGGTCGAAACCGAACACTGGCTGGCGGTGGTGCCTTATTGGGCGGCGTGGCCGTTCGAAACGCTACTGTTACCCAAAACGCATGTCCTGCGCATTACCGATTTAAGCGACGAGCAGCGCGACTCTCTGGCGCTGGCGTTGAAAAAGTTGACCAGTCGTTATGACAACCTGTTTCAGTGTTCCTTCCCTTACTCAATGGGCTGGCACGGCGCGCCGTTTAACGGTGAAGAAAACGCGCACTGGCAGTTGCACGCGCACTTTTATCCGCCGCTGCTGCGTTCTGCGACCGTCCGCAAATTTATGGTCGGCTATGAAATGCTGGCGGAAACCCAGCGTGATTTAACCGCAGAACAGGCGGCTGAACGCCTGCGCGCGGTCAGCGACATCCATTTTCGCGAATCCGGAGTATAA
- the galM gene encoding aldose 1-epimerase — MLNETPALAPDGQPYRLLTLRNSAGMVVTLMDWGATLLSARIPLSDGSVREALLGCASPEHYPEQRAFLGASIGRYANRIANSRYTFAGETVQLRPGQGENQLHGGPEGFDKRRWQIVNQNDRQVLFALTSDDGDQGFPGHLCATAQYRLTDDNRISITYRATVDKPCPVNLTNHVYFNLDGDRTDVRQHKLQILADEYLPVDEYGIPRQGLKSVANTSFDFRMPKVIASEFLADDDQRKVKGYDHAFLLQTQGDGKKPAARLWSQDGKLQMMVYTTAPALQFYSGNYLAGTPARGPEPYADWQGLALESELLPDSPNHPEWPQPDCILRPGEEYASLTDYQFIPF; from the coding sequence GTGCTAAATGAAACGCCCGCACTGGCCCCCGATGGTCAGCCGTACCGCCTGTTAACCCTGCGCAACAGCGCAGGGATGGTGGTAACGCTGATGGACTGGGGAGCCACTCTTCTTTCCGCCCGTATTCCGCTGTCTGACGGCAGCGTTCGGGAAGCATTGCTGGGCTGCGCCAGCCCGGAACACTACCCTGAACAGAGAGCGTTCCTCGGCGCCTCTATTGGCCGTTACGCGAACCGTATCGCCAATAGCCGCTATACGTTTGCCGGCGAAACCGTACAGTTAAGACCAGGCCAGGGCGAGAACCAGCTACACGGCGGACCGGAAGGCTTTGACAAGCGTCGCTGGCAAATTGTGAACCAGAACGATCGCCAGGTATTATTCGCGCTCACTTCTGATGACGGCGACCAGGGCTTTCCCGGCCATCTTTGCGCCACGGCGCAATATCGTCTGACCGATGACAATCGAATCTCCATCACCTACCGGGCGACAGTCGATAAACCCTGTCCAGTGAATTTGACCAACCACGTCTATTTTAATCTGGACGGCGATCGGACCGACGTGCGTCAACATAAGCTGCAAATTCTGGCGGATGAGTATCTGCCGGTAGATGAATACGGTATTCCACGTCAGGGGCTAAAATCGGTGGCCAATACCTCGTTTGACTTCCGGATGCCAAAAGTCATCGCCAGCGAGTTTCTCGCCGATGACGATCAGCGCAAGGTTAAAGGCTACGATCATGCTTTCCTGCTACAGACGCAGGGTGATGGCAAAAAGCCAGCGGCCCGTCTGTGGTCGCAGGATGGGAAGCTACAAATGATGGTTTACACCACCGCCCCAGCGCTACAGTTTTATTCCGGCAATTATCTGGCGGGTACGCCTGCCCGCGGGCCAGAACCTTATGCCGACTGGCAAGGGCTGGCGCTGGAAAGCGAACTGCTGCCGGACAGCCCGAATCATCCTGAATGGCCGCAGCCTGACTGTATCCTTCGCCCCGGCGAGGAGTACGCCAGCCTGACCGATTATCAATTTATTCCGTTCTGA
- the galE_2 gene encoding UDP-glucose 4-epimerase — protein sequence MRVLVTGGSGYIGSHTCVQLLQNGHDVVILDNLCNSKRSVLPVIERLGGKHPTFVEGDIRNEALITEILHDHAIDTVIHFAGLKAVGESVARPLEYYDNNVNGTLRLISAMRAANVKNFIFSSSATVYGDQPQIPYVESFPTGTPQSPYGKSKLMVEQILTDLQKAQPEWSIALLRYFNPVGAHPSGDMGEDPQGIPNNLMPYIAQVAVGRRESLAVFGNDYPTEDGTGVRDYIHVMDLADGHVVAMEKLADKSGVHIYNLGAGVGSSVLDVVNAFSKACGKPINYHFAPRRDGDLPAYWADASKADRELNWRVTRTLDEMAQDTWHWQSRHPQGYPD from the coding sequence ATGAGAGTACTGGTTACAGGTGGTAGCGGTTACATTGGAAGTCATACCTGTGTGCAATTGCTGCAAAATGGTCATGACGTCGTCATCCTCGATAACCTCTGCAACAGCAAACGCAGCGTACTGCCCGTTATCGAACGTCTGGGTGGCAAGCATCCGACCTTTGTCGAAGGCGATATTCGCAACGAAGCGCTTATAACCGAAATTCTGCACGATCATGCCATTGATACCGTGATTCATTTTGCCGGCCTGAAAGCCGTCGGCGAATCGGTCGCCAGACCGCTGGAGTACTATGACAATAACGTCAACGGTACGCTGCGGTTGATCAGCGCAATGCGCGCGGCTAACGTTAAAAACTTCATTTTTAGCTCCTCCGCCACCGTTTATGGCGATCAGCCCCAAATTCCTTACGTCGAAAGTTTTCCTACCGGCACGCCGCAAAGCCCCTACGGCAAAAGTAAATTGATGGTAGAACAGATCCTCACCGATCTACAAAAAGCCCAGCCGGAGTGGAGTATTGCGCTGCTGCGTTATTTCAACCCGGTCGGCGCACACCCGTCGGGCGACATGGGAGAAGATCCGCAAGGTATTCCAAATAACCTGATGCCCTATATCGCCCAGGTCGCCGTGGGTCGTCGCGAATCGCTCGCCGTTTTCGGCAACGATTACCCGACCGAGGATGGCACCGGCGTGCGCGATTACATTCACGTTATGGACCTGGCCGACGGGCACGTCGTGGCGATGGAAAAACTGGCGGACAAATCCGGCGTACATATTTATAACCTCGGCGCTGGCGTCGGCAGTAGCGTTCTGGACGTAGTCAACGCCTTTAGCAAAGCCTGCGGTAAACCCATTAATTACCACTTCGCGCCGCGTCGCGACGGCGATCTGCCGGCGTATTGGGCGGATGCCAGCAAAGCCGATCGCGAGCTGAACTGGCGCGTCACCCGCACGCTTGACGAAATGGCGCAGGACACCTGGCACTGGCAGTCACGCCATCCGCAGGGATACCCAGATTAA
- a CDS encoding putative secreted protein, whose translation MKMTKLTTLLLTATLGLASGAALAAESNAQSSNGQANSAANAGQVAPDARQNVAPNDVNNNDINTNGNTNSTMQHPDGSTMNHDGMTKDEEHKNTMCKDGRCPDINKKVETGNGVNNDVNTKTDGTTQ comes from the coding sequence ATGAAAATGACAAAACTGACTACGCTTTTACTCACCGCTACCCTCGGCCTTGCCAGCGGCGCAGCATTGGCTGCTGAATCTAACGCGCAGTCCAGCAATGGTCAGGCGAACTCGGCAGCAAATGCCGGCCAGGTTGCCCCGGACGCCCGCCAGAATGTGGCGCCGAATGATGTGAATAACAACGACATCAATACCAATGGCAATACCAACAGCACGATGCAGCATCCTGACGGTTCAACCATGAATCATGACGGAATGACCAAGGATGAAGAGCATAAAAATACCATGTGTAAAGATGGTCGCTGCCCGGATATTAATAAAAAAGTGGAAACCGGTAATGGCGTCAATAATGACGTGAATACCAAAACCGACGGTACCACACAGTAA
- the modf gene encoding Putative molybdenum transport ATP-binding protein modF — translation MSSLQISQGTFRLSDTKMLHLDSLTLNAGDSWAFVGANGSGKSALARALAGELPLLTGERQCQFTRITRLSFEQLQKLVSDEWQRNNTDMLGPGEEDTGRTTAEIIQDDVHHPARCAMLAQQFGISALLDRRFKYLSTGETRKALLCQALMSEPELLILDEPFDGLDVASRQQLAQRLAVLNQAGITLALVLNRFDEIPDFVQFAGVLADCTLVETGTTAELLQQALVAQLAHSERLTDLPLPEPDEPSARHALADGEPRIVLNDGVVSYNDRPILHHLSWRVNPGEHWQIVGPNGAGKSTLLSLITGDHPQGYSNDLTLFGRRRGSGETIWDIKKHIGYVSSSLHLDYRVSTTVRNVILSGYFDSIGIYQAVSDRQRKLAQQWLDILGIDKRTADAPFHSLSWGQQRLALIVRALVKHPTVLILDEPLQGLDPLNRQLVRRFVDVLLRQGETQLLFVSHHAEDAPACITHRLEFVPEGDHYRYRQSTLPYSPPGV, via the coding sequence CTCTGACGCTAAATGCAGGCGATAGCTGGGCCTTTGTTGGGGCTAACGGGAGCGGGAAGTCGGCGCTCGCCCGCGCGCTGGCGGGGGAGCTGCCGTTATTAACAGGCGAACGCCAGTGTCAGTTTACCCGCATCACTCGTCTGTCCTTTGAACAATTGCAAAAGCTGGTCAGCGATGAGTGGCAACGCAATAACACCGATATGCTCGGTCCTGGCGAAGAAGATACCGGGCGCACTACCGCGGAGATTATTCAGGATGATGTTCACCATCCCGCCCGCTGTGCGATGCTGGCGCAGCAGTTCGGCATTTCCGCTTTACTCGACAGACGTTTTAAATACCTTTCTACCGGCGAGACGCGAAAAGCGCTGCTGTGTCAGGCGCTAATGTCTGAGCCGGAGTTATTGATCCTTGATGAACCGTTCGACGGGCTTGACGTGGCCTCCCGTCAACAACTGGCGCAACGCCTGGCGGTGTTAAACCAGGCGGGTATTACCCTGGCGCTGGTACTCAACCGTTTTGATGAAATCCCGGACTTCGTACAGTTTGCCGGCGTGCTTGCCGACTGTACGCTGGTGGAAACCGGAACGACGGCAGAGTTGCTACAACAGGCGTTGGTCGCTCAACTCGCGCACAGCGAGCGTCTCACCGACTTACCGTTACCCGAACCAGACGAACCTTCCGCCCGCCATGCGTTAGCCGATGGCGAACCACGGATCGTACTTAACGATGGCGTGGTCTCGTATAACGATCGCCCTATCCTCCACCATCTAAGCTGGCGAGTAAATCCGGGTGAACACTGGCAGATCGTCGGTCCTAACGGGGCGGGTAAGTCTACGCTACTTAGCCTTATTACCGGCGATCATCCACAAGGCTACAGCAACGACCTCACGCTGTTCGGTCGGCGGCGAGGAAGCGGCGAAACGATCTGGGATATCAAAAAACATATCGGCTACGTCAGCAGCAGTTTACATCTGGATTACCGCGTCAGTACCACGGTGCGCAATGTAATTCTCTCCGGCTATTTCGATTCTATCGGCATCTACCAGGCCGTTTCAGACAGGCAACGAAAGCTGGCGCAACAGTGGCTGGATATTCTGGGAATCGATAAGCGTACGGCGGATGCCCCCTTCCACAGTCTCTCCTGGGGACAGCAGCGGTTGGCGCTAATCGTGCGCGCGCTGGTTAAGCATCCGACAGTGTTAATTCTGGATGAGCCGCTGCAAGGGCTGGACCCGCTGAACCGCCAACTGGTACGCCGTTTTGTGGATGTATTACTTCGCCAGGGAGAGACCCAACTGCTGTTCGTTTCCCATCATGCAGAGGATGCGCCGGCCTGTATTACCCACCGGCTGGAGTTTGTACCAGAGGGCGATCACTATCGCTATCGGCAATCTACATTACCTTACTCTCCCCCGGGCGTGTGA
- the galK gene encoding galactokinase, translating into MNLKEKTRALFAEIFSYPATHTIQAPGRVNLIGEHTDYNDGFVLPCAIDYQTVISCAARNDRTVRVIAADYDNQVDEFSLDAPIVTHNSQQWSNYVRGVVKHLQQRNNTFGGVDMVISGNVPQGAGLSSSASLEVAVGTVFQQLYHLPLDGAQIALNGQEAENQFVGCNCGIMDQLISALGKKDHALLIDCRTLGTKAVSMPKGVAVVIINSNFKRTLVGSEYNTRREQCETGARFFQQPALRDVSLEAFNAVASKLDPVVAKRVRHVLSENARAVEAAGALEKGDLHRMGQLMAESHASMRDDFEITVPQIDTLVDIVKATIGDKGGVRMTGGGFGGCVVALIPEDRVPAVQQAVAQQYEAKTGIKETFYVCKPSQGAGQC; encoded by the coding sequence ATGAATCTGAAAGAGAAAACGCGCGCGCTGTTTGCTGAAATTTTCAGCTACCCTGCCACCCACACGATTCAGGCGCCAGGCCGCGTCAATCTGATCGGCGAGCACACTGATTACAATGATGGTTTTGTTCTGCCCTGCGCTATCGATTATCAGACCGTAATTAGCTGTGCGGCGCGTAACGATCGTACCGTGCGGGTGATTGCCGCCGATTACGACAATCAGGTGGACGAATTTTCACTGGATGCGCCGATCGTGACCCACAATAGCCAGCAGTGGTCTAATTATGTGCGCGGCGTAGTGAAACATCTGCAACAGCGTAACAACACGTTTGGCGGCGTGGATATGGTCATCAGCGGCAATGTGCCGCAGGGCGCCGGGTTAAGCTCCTCCGCCTCGCTGGAAGTGGCGGTGGGCACCGTTTTCCAGCAGCTTTATCATCTGCCGCTGGACGGCGCGCAAATCGCGCTCAACGGCCAGGAAGCCGAGAACCAGTTTGTCGGCTGTAACTGCGGCATCATGGATCAGCTCATCTCTGCGCTCGGCAAAAAAGATCATGCGTTGCTGATTGATTGCCGTACGCTCGGCACCAAAGCGGTTTCCATGCCGAAAGGCGTCGCCGTGGTGATCATCAATAGCAACTTTAAGCGCACCCTGGTGGGCAGCGAATATAATACCCGCCGTGAACAGTGCGAAACCGGCGCTCGTTTCTTCCAGCAGCCGGCCCTGCGCGATGTCAGCCTCGAGGCGTTCAATGCCGTTGCCAGCAAGCTGGACCCGGTAGTCGCAAAACGCGTTCGCCATGTATTGAGCGAAAATGCGCGCGCCGTTGAAGCGGCAGGCGCGCTGGAGAAAGGTGATTTGCACCGTATGGGCCAACTGATGGCGGAGTCTCATGCCTCAATGCGCGATGATTTCGAAATTACCGTCCCGCAGATAGACACGCTGGTAGACATCGTCAAAGCGACCATCGGCGATAAAGGCGGCGTGCGCATGACCGGCGGCGGCTTCGGCGGCTGCGTTGTCGCGCTGATCCCGGAAGATCGGGTTCCCGCCGTTCAGCAGGCCGTTGCGCAACAGTACGAAGCGAAAACCGGTATCAAAGAAACCTTTTATGTATGCAAACCGTCACAAGGAGCAGGACAGTGCTAA
- the yusV gene encoding ABC transporter ATP-binding protein: MRGLTLRSFSAGYSTLPVIADLNVPLLPRGKITVLLGPNGCGKSTLLRSLAGLNKADGEALLDGEDLMSLSLAERAQKVVFLPQSLPQGVHLHVLESIVVAQRASGGGEGAGNKAQVLAILEQLGIAHLALHYLDQLSGGQRQLVGLAQSLIRRPALLLLDEPLSALDLNYQFHVMDLVRRDTQAQNRVTVVVVHDINVALRHGEHVLMLKDGRLVASGAPETVITAERLAEVYRVRGRVERCSQGKLQVVLDGVIGV; this comes from the coding sequence ATGCGCGGGTTAACGCTCCGGTCATTTAGCGCCGGCTATTCTACTCTGCCGGTTATTGCAGATCTCAACGTTCCCTTACTGCCGCGCGGGAAAATAACTGTTTTATTGGGGCCGAACGGCTGTGGTAAATCGACATTACTACGTTCGCTGGCTGGGCTTAATAAAGCCGACGGCGAGGCGCTACTGGATGGCGAGGATCTTATGTCGTTATCGCTTGCCGAGCGGGCGCAGAAGGTCGTGTTTTTGCCGCAGTCATTACCGCAGGGGGTACATCTGCATGTACTGGAATCAATCGTTGTGGCTCAGCGCGCGTCGGGCGGCGGAGAAGGCGCCGGGAACAAAGCGCAGGTTCTGGCTATTCTGGAGCAACTTGGGATCGCCCATCTGGCGTTGCATTATCTTGATCAACTTTCCGGTGGTCAGCGACAGTTAGTTGGGCTGGCGCAATCGCTGATTCGTCGCCCGGCGCTTCTGTTGCTGGATGAGCCGCTTAGCGCGCTGGATTTAAACTATCAGTTTCACGTAATGGATCTCGTGCGCCGGGATACCCAGGCGCAAAATAGGGTGACGGTCGTCGTGGTGCATGACATTAATGTTGCACTGCGTCACGGTGAACATGTGTTGATGCTAAAAGACGGCAGGCTGGTTGCCAGCGGCGCGCCGGAGACGGTGATTACTGCTGAACGTCTGGCTGAAGTGTACCGGGTGCGAGGACGCGTGGAGCGTTGTTCACAGGGCAAATTGCAGGTAGTGCTTGACGGCGTGATAGGCGTGTAA
- a CDS encoding iron ABC transporter permease, with product MLAIALAMIASLMVDVTCGSSGLPLSALWQALFQPEKVNAGIHVIVWDIRLPYALMALLVGMALGLAGAEMQTILNNPLATPFTLGVSSAAAFGAALAIVLGIGIPGIPAAWFIPANAFIFALLSALLLDGITRWTGVAASGVILFGIALVFTFNALVAIMQFMADEDTLQGLVFWTMGSLVRASWEKLGVLAVVFITVLFWSLRSAWQLTALRLGEERAMSFGIHVRRLRLLSLLRISLLSALAVAFVGPIGFIGLVAPHIARILLGEDHRFYLPGSALIGGLVLSLASIAAKNSVPGVMVPVGIVTSLVGVPFFLSIVLRHRGSL from the coding sequence ATGTTAGCTATTGCGCTGGCGATGATAGCTTCACTGATGGTGGATGTAACCTGTGGATCTTCTGGTTTACCGCTCAGTGCGCTGTGGCAGGCGCTTTTTCAGCCGGAAAAGGTGAATGCGGGCATACACGTTATTGTCTGGGATATTCGCTTACCCTATGCTCTGATGGCGCTGCTAGTGGGCATGGCGTTAGGGTTAGCGGGCGCCGAAATGCAAACTATTTTAAATAATCCGCTGGCGACGCCGTTTACCCTCGGCGTATCGTCCGCTGCGGCTTTTGGCGCTGCGCTGGCGATTGTGTTGGGGATCGGTATTCCCGGTATTCCTGCCGCCTGGTTTATCCCGGCCAATGCGTTCATCTTTGCGCTTTTATCCGCGTTACTCCTGGACGGTATTACCCGTTGGACAGGCGTCGCCGCCTCCGGGGTGATATTGTTCGGGATTGCGCTGGTATTCACCTTTAACGCGTTGGTCGCCATTATGCAGTTTATGGCTGATGAAGATACGCTGCAGGGGCTGGTATTCTGGACGATGGGGAGCCTGGTCCGTGCGTCGTGGGAAAAATTGGGCGTACTGGCCGTTGTGTTTATTACGGTGCTTTTTTGGTCGTTACGAAGCGCCTGGCAACTAACGGCATTACGTCTGGGCGAAGAGAGGGCGATGAGCTTTGGGATTCATGTCCGTCGTTTACGCCTGCTGTCGTTATTGCGTATCAGCCTGTTATCGGCGCTGGCGGTGGCCTTTGTCGGGCCGATTGGTTTTATTGGTCTCGTTGCGCCGCATATCGCGCGAATACTTTTGGGGGAAGATCACCGTTTCTACCTCCCGGGCAGCGCGCTGATCGGCGGGCTGGTATTGTCACTGGCCTCTATTGCCGCGAAAAATAGTGTTCCGGGCGTAATGGTGCCGGTGGGGATTGTCACCTCGCTGGTTGGAGTACCGTTCTTTTTAAGCATTGTATTGCGACATCGGGGGAGCCTCTGA
- the gpmA gene encoding phosphoglyceromutase, producing MAVTKLVLVRHGESQWNKENRFTGWYDVDLSEKGVSEAKAAGKLLKEEGFSFDFAYTSVLKRAIHTLWNVLDELDQAWLPVEKSWKLNERHYGALQGLNKAETAEKYGDEQVKQWRRGFAVTPPELTKDDERYPGHDPRYAKLSEKELPLTESLALTIDRVIPYWNDTILPRMKSGERVIIAAHGNSLRALVKYLGNMSEDEILELNIPTGVPLVYEFDENFKPIKHYYLGNADEIAAKAAAVANQGKAK from the coding sequence ATGGCTGTAACTAAGCTGGTTCTGGTTCGTCACGGTGAAAGTCAGTGGAACAAGGAGAACCGTTTCACTGGGTGGTATGACGTGGATCTGTCAGAAAAAGGCGTAAGCGAAGCGAAAGCAGCAGGCAAACTGCTAAAAGAAGAAGGTTTCAGCTTTGATTTTGCTTACACTTCCGTACTGAAACGCGCTATCCATACGCTGTGGAACGTACTGGATGAACTGGATCAGGCGTGGCTGCCAGTGGAAAAATCCTGGAAACTCAATGAACGTCACTATGGCGCGTTGCAGGGGCTGAATAAAGCGGAAACAGCAGAAAAATATGGTGACGAGCAGGTTAAGCAGTGGCGCCGCGGTTTTGCCGTGACGCCGCCGGAACTGACCAAAGATGATGAGCGTTATCCGGGTCACGATCCACGTTATGCCAAACTGAGCGAGAAAGAGCTGCCGTTGACCGAAAGTCTGGCGCTGACCATCGACCGCGTGATTCCTTACTGGAACGACACCATCCTGCCGCGTATGAAGAGCGGTGAGCGCGTAATTATCGCCGCTCACGGCAACTCGCTGCGTGCGCTGGTGAAATACCTGGGTAACATGAGTGAAGATGAGATTCTTGAGTTAAACATCCCAACCGGCGTGCCGCTGGTGTATGAATTCGACGAAAACTTCAAGCCAATCAAACATTACTATCTGGGTAACGCCGACGAGATCGCCGCAAAAGCGGCGGCCGTGGCGAACCAGGGTAAAGCGAAGTAA
- the aroG gene encoding Phospho-2-dehydro-3-deoxyheptonate aldolase, whose translation MNYQNDDLRIKEINELLPPVALLEKFPATENAANIVAHARKAIHKILKGNDDRLLVVIGPCSIHDPAAAKEYAARLLALRDELKGELEIVMRVYFEKPRTTVGWKGLINDPHMDNSFQINDGLRIARKLLLDINDSGLPAAGEFLDMITPQYLADLMSWGAIGARTTESQVHRELASGLSCPVGFKNGTDGTIKVAIDAINAAGAPHCFLSVTKWGHSAIVNTSGNGDCHIILRGGKAPNYSAQHVAEVKEGLAKAGLTPQVMIDFSHANSCKQFQKQMEVCADVCQQIAGGEKAIIGVMVESHLVEGNQSLESGQPLTYGKSITDACIGWEDTDALLRQLSAAVKARRG comes from the coding sequence ATGAATTATCAGAACGACGACTTACGCATTAAAGAAATCAACGAGTTATTACCTCCGGTCGCGCTGCTGGAAAAGTTTCCTGCAACGGAAAATGCAGCAAATATCGTTGCTCACGCGCGCAAAGCCATCCATAAAATTCTCAAAGGCAATGACGATCGCCTGCTGGTGGTGATTGGTCCTTGTTCAATTCATGATCCGGCAGCGGCGAAAGAGTATGCCGCCCGTTTGCTGGCGCTACGCGATGAGCTTAAAGGCGAGCTTGAAATTGTCATGCGCGTCTATTTTGAGAAACCGCGTACCACCGTCGGCTGGAAAGGGCTGATTAACGATCCGCACATGGATAACAGCTTCCAGATTAACGACGGTCTGCGTATCGCGCGCAAACTGCTGCTGGATATTAACGACAGCGGTCTGCCTGCCGCCGGCGAATTCCTCGATATGATCACGCCGCAATACCTGGCCGATCTAATGAGCTGGGGCGCTATTGGCGCGCGGACTACTGAATCTCAGGTGCATCGCGAACTGGCGTCCGGCCTCTCTTGCCCGGTCGGTTTTAAAAATGGTACTGATGGCACGATTAAAGTCGCGATTGACGCGATCAATGCCGCCGGTGCGCCGCACTGCTTCCTCTCCGTCACTAAATGGGGCCATTCGGCGATAGTGAATACCAGCGGCAACGGCGATTGCCATATTATTCTGCGCGGCGGTAAAGCGCCAAACTATAGCGCGCAGCACGTTGCAGAGGTGAAAGAAGGGCTCGCTAAAGCGGGACTGACGCCGCAGGTCATGATCGATTTCAGCCATGCCAACTCCTGTAAGCAATTTCAAAAGCAGATGGAGGTTTGCGCCGATGTCTGCCAGCAGATTGCGGGCGGTGAAAAAGCGATTATTGGCGTGATGGTAGAGAGTCATCTGGTAGAAGGAAACCAGAGCCTGGAAAGCGGTCAGCCGCTAACCTATGGTAAAAGCATTACTGACGCCTGCATTGGCTGGGAAGATACCGATGCGCTACTTCGTCAGTTGTCGGCAGCGGTAAAAGCCCGCCGTGGTTAA